Proteins encoded in a region of the Kiloniellales bacterium genome:
- a CDS encoding TRAP transporter small permease — protein MSAAETPDRSPPGGPPGGSPGTLLRRLSAGLALAGGALLCGLAVLTCLSIAGRVLLSAPLPGDFELIEAGTAVAVFAFLPWCQVTRGNVAVDLLVRRAPPRARAALSLAANAAFTAVAALLTWQAALGGLDLHRYRESTMVLGLPLWWGFVPATFCLAVLTLVCLATALDDLRALKRGAGPRAAG, from the coding sequence ATGAGCGCGGCCGAGACCCCAGACCGCAGTCCTCCCGGCGGCCCTCCAGGCGGCTCTCCCGGTACCCTGCTTCGCCGGCTCAGCGCCGGCCTCGCGCTGGCCGGCGGCGCGCTGCTCTGCGGTCTCGCCGTCCTGACCTGCCTGTCGATCGCCGGACGGGTGCTGCTGAGTGCGCCCCTGCCCGGCGACTTCGAGCTGATCGAGGCCGGCACCGCGGTCGCCGTCTTCGCCTTCCTGCCCTGGTGCCAGGTCACCCGCGGCAACGTCGCGGTCGACCTCCTGGTGCGACGCGCGCCGCCGCGGGCCCGCGCCGCCCTGTCGCTGGCGGCCAACGCCGCCTTCACGGCCGTCGCGGCGCTGCTCACCTGGCAGGCGGCCCTCGGCGGGCTGGACCTCCACCGCTACCGGGAGAGCACCATGGTGCTCGGCCTGCCCCTCTGGTGGGGCTTCGTGCCGGCGACCTTCTGCCTGGCGGTCCTGACCCTGGTCTGCCTGGCCACGGCGCTCGACGACCTGCGGGCGCTCAAGCGCGGCGCCGGGCCGCGGGCGGCCGGGTGA